A genome region from Mugil cephalus isolate CIBA_MC_2020 chromosome 13, CIBA_Mcephalus_1.1, whole genome shotgun sequence includes the following:
- the epas1b gene encoding endothelial PAS domain-containing protein 1b — translation MTADKEKKRSSSERRKEKSRDAARCRRSKETEVFYELAHQLPLPHSISSHLDKASIMRLAISFLRTHKLLASSSSSDDDGDGQMDSLYLKSLEGFITVVTSDGDMIFLSENINKFMGLTQVELTGHSIFDFTHPCDHEEIRENLSLKTAGSGFSKKGKELSTERDFFMRMKCTVTNRGRTVNLKSASWKVLHCTGHLKMYSSCPPRVPREPPLTCAVLMCEPIPHPSNIDTPLDSRTFLSRHSMDMKFTYCDDRVTELMGYTPEDLLGRSVYDFYYALDSDSVTKSHHNLCTKGQAVSGQYRMLAKNGGYVWVETQGTVIYNSRNSQPQCIVCVNYVLSDIEEKSMIFSLEQTESLFKPQHMNSFFTAGGVGMTGEPGEALFTKLKEEPEDLAQLAPTPGDTIISLDFGRTQFNESQQPAAYAHVSASAMPPPGPPSWASESHKPAPPTTGQTPAAVPGDMANMATTFTMQQNPPPGSATPSLSSCSTPSSPGDYYSSVESDLKVELTEKLFALDTDGKNSSENNESDLSDLDLETLAPYIPMDGEDFQLNPIIPESEPLEASPAGSMGSNGSLHQTHQATHQSFSNIASLFQPLSSRSQPQGHYQPQPSASWAAGEKRGSNSLVDLRAQAYMMGHMQNTQCQSSASTPLSSMGGRQNLQWPPDPLLTYQQQQQSRSTKTYLMDPLTGEERPSCQQNMSHLMQKQRSVDNFVQAYRDMSPARLAMANRIKRSFNQMTVGEIKPSESLWKKMRGDGGMDRSLSAGSLAESGMGRLMPGNMSLSSLQQHRKSLYTGNGISGANEKPFPQKSCSYTEYNMLPSDKTEGIASRLLGPSFEPSCLPELTRYDCEVNVPLQGNLHLLQGCDLLRALDQAS, via the exons GAGCAGCTCAGAGCGGCGTAAGGAGAAGTCTCGGGATGCAGCGCGTTGCAGACGCAGCAAAGAGACGGAGGTTTTCTACGAGCTGGCTCACCAGCTTCCTTTACCCCACAGCATCAGTTCCCACCTTGACAAGGCCTCCATCATGAGGCTGGCTATCAGCTTCCTGCGCACACACAAGCTGCTCGCCTCAA GCAGCAGCAGTGACGACGATGgggatggacagatggacagtCTGTACCTGAAGTCTCTGGAGGGCTTCATCACCGTGGTAACATCAGACGGCGACATGATCTTTCTGTCCGAGAACATCAACAAATTCATGGGTCTCACACAG gTGGAGCTCACTGGTCACAGCATCTTCGACTTCACTCATCCGTGTGACCATGAGGAGATCAGAGAAAACCTGAGCCTGAAGACAGCTG GAAGCGGGTTCagcaaaaaaggcaaagagctgAGCACAGAGCGAGATTTCTTCATGCGGATGAAGTGCACAGTGACCAACAGAGGACGCACCGTCAACCTCAAGTCGGCCAGCTGGAAg GTGCTGCACTGCACCGGACACCTGAAGATGTACAGCAGCTGCCCTCCAAGAGTGCCTCGAGAGCCTCCGCTTACCTGCGCTGTCCTGATGTGTGAACCAATCCCACACCCATCCAACATCGACACGCCACTGGACAGCAGGACCTTCCTGAGCAGACACAGCATGGACATGAAGTTCACCTACTGCGACGACAG ggtAACAGAGTTGATGGGTTACACTCCTGAGGATCTGTTGGGGCGTTCCGTCTACGACTTTTACTATGCCCTGGATTCGGACAGCGTCACCAAGAGCCACCACAACT TGTGTACCAAGGGTCAAGCAGTGAGCGGTCAGTACCGCATGCTGGCTAAGAACGGGGGCTACGTCTGGGTGGAAACTCAGGGCACTGTTATTTATAACAGCCGCAACTCTCAGCCACAGTGCATCGTGTGTGTCAACTACGTCCTCAG TGACATCGAGGAGAAGTCCATGATTTTCTCCTTGGAGCAGACGGAGTCACTGTTCAAGCCGCAGCACATGAACAGCTTCTTCACCGCCGGAGGAGTGGGCATGACTGGAGAGCCGGGAGAAGCCCTCTTCACCAAACTCAAAGAGGAGCCAGAGGACCTCGCTCAGCTGGCTCCAACGCCCGGAGACACAATCATCTCCCTCGACTTCG GTCGCACTCAGTTCAACGAGTCCCAGCAGCCGGCAGCATACGCCCATGTGTCTGCTTCAGCCATGCCTCCTCCGGGACCTCCATCCTGGGCCAGCGAGAGCCACAAGCCTGCTCCTCCTACCACAGGTCAAACCCCAGCTGCAGTTCCAGGAGACATGGCTAACATGGCCACTACATTCACCATGCAGCAGAATCCACCACCGGGGAGCGCTACTCCGAGcctcagcagctgctccacG CCTAGCAGCCCGGGTGATTACTACAGCTCAGTAGAGAGTGACCTGAAGGTGGAGCTCACGGAGAAGCTGTTTGCTCTGGACACAGATGGAAAGAACAGCTCTGAGAACAATGAG AGCGACTTGAGCGACTTGGACTTGGAGACTTTGGCTCCTTACATCCCAATGGATGGTGAGGACTTCCAACTGAATCCCATCATTCCAGAGTCTGAGCCCCTGGAGGCGTCACCAGCGGGATCCATGGGGAGCAATGGCAGCCTGCACCAAACACACCAGGCCACCCATCAGAGCTTCAGCAACATCGCCAGCCTCTTCCAGCCCCTGTCATCTCGTTCTCAGCCCCAAGGCCACTACCAGCCTCAGCCATCTGCGTCCTGGGCTGCAGGGGAGAAGCGAGGCTCCAACAGTTTAGTGGACCTCCGTGCACAGGCGTACATGATGGGGCACATGCAGAATACACAGTGCCAGTCTTCAGCCAGCACCCCTCTGTCCTCCATGGGTGGCAGACAAAATCTCCAGTGGCCTCCAGACCCACTGTTAACTtaccaacaacagcaacagtcaCGGTCCACCAAGACCTACCTGATGGACCCTTTGACAGGAGAGGAGCGCCCATCCTGCCAGCAGAATATGTCACATCTCATGCAGAAACAGAG atctgTTGACAACTTTGTACAAGCTTACAGAGACATGAGTCCAGCCAGACTGGCCATGGCCAACCGTATCAAGCGCTCCTTCAACCAGATGACTGTG GGGGAAATTAAGCCTTCAGAAAGCCTGTGGAAGAAGATGAGGGGGGACGGTGGTATGGATCGCTCCCTCAGTGCAGGATCACTGGCAG AGTCCGGGATGGGGAGGTTGATGCCGGGCAACATGTCGCTCAGCTCTCTGCAACAACACAGGAAGTCGCTGTATACAGGAAATGGGATAAGTGGTGCAAATGAAAAACCCTTTCCCCAAAAGAGCTGCAGCTACACAGAGTATAACATGCTGCCATCTGACAAGACGGAGG